The uncultured Cohaesibacter sp. genomic sequence TCGCGGGGACCGCTTGCGCCTTGATGTGGTTCAGAGCAACAAGGATTTCTACACCTTGCGTCTGACCGGTGGGCTGTTGGACCTGCGCGGAAAACTGATGTCGAGCAACCTGGGGGCCTCCGAGTCGTCGGTGGAGCCTTTGAAGTCGAGCTATGCTCTCAACGTGGCCATCGACAAGGTCGTTGGCCTGTCCGGGCACACGATCACCAATTTCGAAGCCAGTCAGCATGTCGTGGGTGGCAAGGACAAGACAATCCGGGTGCGGGGGTTGATTGATGGTCAGTCATCGCTTGAGGTGAGCACGAAGGCTGCCGATCAGCCGGTGCTTCATGTCTCTGCGGGCAATGGCTGGCGCTTTGTTCCGCTTCATGGGGGCGATCGACCGGGTGCTTGGCGGGCGGCTGGCCATGTCAGTGGTGCTGCGTGATGGTTGGGATGACATTGCCGGCTCGGTTTTTGTCAAGGATTTCAATCTCAGTGGGGCAGGTCGAGCAGGAGAGTGCGAGCACGCGCTCGACGAAGCAGGTGAACAGCCAGTTCGAGAAATTCACGATCAATTATTCCGGCAAGAAAGGTGTCTATGCGGTGACGAGCGGCGTTTTGCGAGGGCCGGTTCTCGGGGCTACTGTCAGCGGAACCATCGACATGCGCAGCAAGGGGCTGTCCCTTTCGGGCACCTACATCCCTGTCTATGGCGTGAACAACATCTTCTCGCGGTTGCCGGTGCTCGGTCGGGCGCTGGGCAACCGGAAGAACGAGGGCCTGTTGGGAGTGACCTATCAGATCAAGGGCAGCATGGACAACCCGACCGTCGTGATCAACCCGGCCTCGATTCTCGCGCCCGGTGCCCTGCGAAAGCTGTTTGAATTCCGCTGAGCGCGCGCTAACTGTAG encodes the following:
- a CDS encoding AsmA-like C-terminal domain-containing protein, which produces MGQVEQESASTRSTKQVNSQFEKFTINYSGKKGVYAVTSGVLRGPVLGATVSGTIDMRSKGLSLSGTYIPVYGVNNIFSRLPVLGRALGNRKNEGLLGVTYQIKGSMDNPTVVINPASILAPGALRKLFEFR